Proteins from a genomic interval of Oceanimonas doudoroffii:
- a CDS encoding flavin-containing monooxygenase: MTVEKITTDTLVVGAGQAGVAMSEHLTKLGVPHLVLERNRIAERWRTERWDSLVANGPAWHDRFPGLEFDDLNPDAFAPKERVAAYFEAYAKKFNAPVRTGVEVKKVTRNADRPGFTVDTSIGEIQANRVVAATGPFQRPAIPPIAPKDESLHQIHSSQYRNPGQLPEGAIMVVGAGSSGVQIADELQRAGKTVYLSVGPHDRPPRAYRNRDFCWWLGVLGEWDAEAMKPGTEHVTIAVSGARGGHTVDFRKLARQGLNLVGRTGAFANGKVTFEKDLAENIRNGDANYLALLDAADAYIARNGLDLPEEPQARTLLPDPECMTNPTLELDLAEAGITTIIWATGFSTDYSWLNVNAFDDKGKPQHKRGVSTEPGVYFIGLPWLSRRGSTFIWGVWHDAKHIADHIATQCKYAAYKDADQREDNKVSLIRGAKKESVA; the protein is encoded by the coding sequence CCACCTGGTACTGGAGCGCAACCGCATTGCCGAACGCTGGCGCACCGAGCGCTGGGACTCTCTGGTCGCCAACGGCCCAGCCTGGCACGACCGCTTTCCCGGTCTGGAGTTCGACGATCTGAACCCGGACGCCTTTGCCCCCAAAGAGCGGGTAGCGGCCTACTTCGAGGCCTATGCCAAAAAATTCAATGCACCGGTACGCACCGGTGTGGAAGTGAAAAAGGTGACCCGCAACGCCGACCGCCCGGGCTTTACCGTAGACACCTCCATCGGTGAAATTCAGGCCAACCGGGTAGTAGCCGCCACCGGTCCGTTCCAGCGTCCGGCCATTCCGCCGATTGCGCCCAAGGACGAGAGCCTGCACCAGATCCACTCCTCCCAGTATCGCAACCCCGGTCAACTGCCCGAGGGCGCAATCATGGTGGTAGGCGCCGGCTCTTCCGGTGTGCAGATTGCCGATGAGCTGCAGCGTGCCGGCAAGACAGTGTACCTGTCGGTGGGGCCCCACGACCGTCCGCCCCGCGCCTACCGTAACCGCGACTTCTGCTGGTGGCTGGGTGTACTGGGCGAATGGGATGCCGAGGCCATGAAGCCAGGCACCGAACACGTCACCATCGCCGTGAGCGGCGCCCGTGGCGGCCACACCGTGGACTTCCGCAAGCTGGCCAGACAGGGTCTGAACCTGGTGGGTCGCACCGGTGCCTTTGCCAACGGCAAGGTGACCTTTGAAAAGGATCTGGCGGAAAACATTCGCAACGGCGATGCCAACTACCTGGCACTGCTGGATGCGGCCGACGCCTACATCGCCCGCAACGGCCTGGATCTGCCGGAAGAGCCACAAGCCCGTACGCTGTTGCCGGATCCCGAATGCATGACCAACCCGACCCTGGAGCTGGATCTGGCCGAGGCCGGTATCACCACCATCATCTGGGCCACCGGTTTCAGCACCGACTACAGCTGGCTGAATGTGAACGCCTTTGACGACAAGGGCAAGCCCCAGCACAAGCGCGGTGTATCCACGGAGCCGGGCGTGTATTTCATTGGCTTGCCCTGGCTATCCCGCCGTGGCTCCACCTTTATCTGGGGCGTATGGCACGACGCCAAGCACATTGCGGATCACATCGCCACCCAGTGCAAATACGCGGCCTACAAGGACGCCGACCAGCGCGAGGACAACAAGGTCAGCCTTATTCGCGGTGCCAAGAAAGAAAGCGTCGCCTGA
- a CDS encoding RidA family protein encodes MATHTRIRMFNTKETYPNQTLDNDLCQAVRAGNTVYVRGQVGTDFEGNLVGLGDPRAQAEQAMKNVKQLLEEAGSDMSHIVKTTTFITDPRFREPVYREVGKWLKGVYPISTGLVVAGLAQPEWLMEIDVIAVIPDDQA; translated from the coding sequence ATGGCCACTCATACTCGCATTCGCATGTTCAACACCAAGGAAACCTACCCCAACCAGACTCTGGACAACGACCTGTGCCAGGCCGTGCGTGCCGGCAACACCGTGTATGTGCGCGGTCAGGTCGGCACCGACTTTGAAGGCAATCTGGTGGGCCTGGGTGATCCCCGCGCCCAGGCCGAGCAGGCGATGAAGAACGTCAAGCAACTGCTGGAAGAAGCCGGCTCCGACATGAGCCACATCGTCAAGACCACCACCTTTATTACCGATCCCCGTTTTCGCGAGCCGGTGTACCGGGAAGTGGGCAAATGGCTGAAGGGCGTTTACCCGATTTCCACCGGCCTGGTGGTGGCCGGTCTGGCCCAGCCCGAGTGGCTGATGGAAATTGACGTGATCGCCGTGATCCCTGACGACCAGGCATAA
- a CDS encoding DUF1028 domain-containing protein, with the protein MTFSVAGVCPETGMMGCAITSSSIAVASRCAFVRNGVGVALTQNVTNPALGPLALDLLQEGVGPEEVLRAQAGADASVEWRQLGVLNARGESATFSGAQSLGIHAMAQGKNCLAMGNLLANTDVPQAMITAFEQSKGHLAERLLQALEAGLAAGGELGPVRSAGLLMSAEPSWPVVDLRVDWHVAPIHDLRLLWQEYEPQMQAYITRAADPASADSFGVPGDE; encoded by the coding sequence ATGACCTTTTCCGTAGCCGGGGTATGCCCCGAAACCGGCATGATGGGCTGTGCCATCACCTCATCCAGCATTGCCGTGGCCAGCCGCTGCGCCTTTGTGCGCAACGGCGTGGGCGTGGCCCTGACCCAGAACGTGACCAACCCTGCACTGGGCCCGCTGGCCCTCGATCTGCTGCAGGAAGGGGTGGGCCCGGAAGAGGTGCTGCGCGCCCAGGCCGGTGCCGACGCCAGCGTGGAATGGCGCCAGCTGGGCGTACTCAATGCCAGAGGCGAAAGCGCTACCTTCAGCGGCGCGCAGTCTCTGGGCATTCATGCCATGGCGCAAGGCAAAAACTGCCTGGCCATGGGCAACCTGCTGGCCAACACCGACGTGCCTCAGGCCATGATCACCGCCTTTGAACAAAGCAAGGGCCACCTGGCCGAGCGCCTGCTGCAGGCGCTGGAAGCGGGCCTGGCCGCCGGCGGTGAGCTGGGTCCGGTGCGCTCTGCCGGTCTGCTGATGAGCGCCGAGCCAAGCTGGCCGGTGGTGGATCTGCGGGTGGACTGGCACGTCGCCCCCATTCACGACCTGCGCCTGCTGTGGCAGGAGTATGAGCCCCAGATGCAGGCTTACATTACCCGCGCCGCGGATCCGGCCAGTGCCGACTCCTTTGGCGTACCGGGCGACGAATAA
- the dctP gene encoding TRAP transporter substrate-binding protein DctP — MELFKSLSTVVTAASFACLATGAQAETWKYAIEVSQGDIQDMYAQEFKKRIEAKTDGDVEVKIYYGGTLGTSADATELVADGALQFANISLGHLGTFVPEIQLFSIPFILSENNEVNKQLMTDSSTVYQGMEQSFASTGLRLMSIYSEGEDAWAANREVHAPADLNNFKMRILVSPLQVEAFKDLGASPTPLPFGEIYGALQLKMIDGVGQPISSVYQSKFFEVTDYLISARHQLFTSSIITGDDWFQDQPAERQQLIRDTMTEVTHYMMDEVPRLEQEFLERILKEKPEMTYISLNESERNAFRARAEQTRKKFVDMTDGKGQQILTDFLAERAELEQRLN, encoded by the coding sequence ATGGAACTGTTCAAATCCCTTTCAACCGTCGTTACCGCCGCCTCGTTCGCCTGCCTCGCCACCGGCGCCCAGGCCGAAACCTGGAAGTACGCCATCGAGGTATCCCAGGGCGACATTCAGGACATGTACGCCCAGGAATTCAAAAAGCGTATTGAAGCCAAGACCGACGGCGATGTTGAGGTCAAGATTTACTACGGCGGCACCCTCGGCACCTCGGCAGATGCCACCGAGCTGGTGGCCGACGGCGCCCTGCAGTTTGCCAACATTTCTCTTGGCCACCTCGGCACCTTTGTACCCGAGATCCAGCTGTTTTCCATTCCCTTTATCCTGTCGGAAAACAACGAGGTCAACAAACAGCTGATGACCGACTCCAGCACCGTCTACCAGGGTATGGAGCAAAGCTTTGCCAGCACCGGCCTGCGCCTGATGAGCATCTATTCCGAAGGGGAAGACGCCTGGGCCGCCAACCGGGAAGTGCACGCACCGGCGGATCTCAACAACTTCAAGATGCGCATTCTGGTGTCACCGCTGCAGGTGGAAGCCTTCAAGGATCTGGGCGCCAGCCCCACTCCCCTGCCCTTTGGCGAAATCTACGGTGCTCTGCAGCTGAAGATGATCGACGGCGTGGGTCAGCCCATTTCCTCCGTGTATCAAAGCAAGTTCTTTGAAGTCACCGACTACCTGATCTCCGCCCGTCACCAGCTGTTTACCAGCTCCATCATCACCGGTGACGACTGGTTCCAGGATCAGCCCGCCGAGCGCCAGCAACTGATCCGCGACACCATGACCGAAGTGACCCACTACATGATGGACGAGGTGCCGCGTCTGGAGCAGGAATTTCTCGAGCGCATTCTCAAGGAAAAGCCGGAAATGACCTACATCAGCCTGAACGAAAGCGAGCGTAATGCCTTTCGGGCCCGGGCCGAGCAGACCCGCAAAAAGTTTGTCGACATGACCGACGGCAAGGGTCAGCAAATCCTCACCGACTTCCTGGCGGAACGCGCCGAGCTGGAACAGCGACTGAACTGA
- a CDS encoding TRAP transporter small permease — translation MMHLLERGLIRLDRGLQGLEITCLAGGVLLMALNTIINVFGRYLFSQSLYFSEELNQILMVVITFMGLGYVTRQGRHIRMSAFYDMLSNRHKKWLMLVITLSTAATLYLLSYYAWLYVAKMASRGMLTATLQIPLYWTLLVVPLGLFIGGLQYSLAFIRNLQSRDVFLSFHALDIYDDSHPEQSL, via the coding sequence ATGATGCACTTGCTTGAACGTGGCCTGATCCGGCTCGACCGTGGCCTGCAGGGGCTGGAAATTACCTGCCTGGCCGGTGGCGTGCTGCTGATGGCACTGAACACCATCATTAACGTCTTTGGCCGCTACCTGTTCAGCCAGAGTCTGTATTTTTCCGAAGAACTAAACCAGATCCTGATGGTGGTGATCACCTTTATGGGCCTAGGCTATGTTACCCGCCAGGGCCGCCATATTCGCATGTCGGCCTTTTACGACATGCTCAGCAACCGCCATAAAAAATGGCTGATGCTGGTGATCACCCTGAGCACCGCCGCCACCCTCTATCTGCTCAGTTATTACGCCTGGCTCTATGTGGCCAAAATGGCCAGCCGGGGAATGCTCACCGCCACCCTGCAAATTCCTCTGTACTGGACCCTGCTGGTGGTACCCCTGGGGCTCTTTATCGGCGGCCTGCAATACAGCCTGGCCTTTATCCGCAACCTGCAAAGCCGTGATGTGTTTCTGTCATTTCACGCGCTGGACATCTACGACGACTCGCACCCGGAACAATCGCTCTGA
- a CDS encoding TRAP transporter large permease, translating into MTTVMLSTMLVLLLLGFPMLMPLLIATLAAFFLYFDMLNPTIIIQQMVGGVKPTALTAVPMFILAADIITRGHSSDRLLDLVMRFVGHFRGGLAVTVATTCTLFGAVSGSTQATVVAVGGPMRPRMLKAGYSDHFTMALAINASDIAFLIPPSIGMIIYGVLTGTSISELFIAGIGPGLLILLMFSAYAVYYAWRQKIPVEPKASWAERWQAIRRAIWPTGFPIIIVGGIYGGVFSPSEAAAVCVLYAMLLEIVIFRSIRWKDLGAIALSTGLVTAVVFILIGAGAAFSWALSYAEVPQTIIEGLHLEQASPMTVLVCIAIAFFVGCMFVDPIVVMLILIPIFLPLIRSSGLDPVLVGTMITLQVAIGSATPPFGCDIFTAIAIFRRPYMDVIRGTPPFIVMLLITAVLLALFPQIALFLRDLLAT; encoded by the coding sequence ATGACCACGGTAATGCTGAGCACCATGCTGGTGTTGTTGCTGCTGGGTTTTCCCATGCTGATGCCGCTGCTGATCGCCACCTTGGCGGCGTTTTTTCTCTACTTTGACATGCTCAACCCCACCATCATCATTCAGCAGATGGTGGGCGGGGTAAAACCCACGGCGCTAACCGCCGTGCCCATGTTTATTCTGGCTGCCGACATTATTACCCGGGGGCACTCGTCCGATCGCCTGCTCGATCTGGTGATGCGCTTTGTCGGTCACTTCAGAGGCGGGTTGGCGGTCACAGTGGCCACCACCTGCACCCTGTTCGGTGCCGTGTCGGGCTCCACCCAGGCAACAGTCGTGGCGGTGGGCGGCCCTATGCGCCCGCGCATGCTCAAAGCCGGCTACAGCGATCACTTTACCATGGCGCTGGCCATCAATGCGTCAGACATCGCCTTTCTGATCCCCCCCAGCATCGGCATGATCATCTATGGCGTGCTCACCGGCACCTCCATTTCGGAGCTGTTTATCGCCGGCATCGGTCCGGGCCTGCTGATTTTGCTGATGTTTTCCGCCTATGCGGTCTACTACGCCTGGCGCCAAAAGATTCCGGTGGAGCCCAAGGCAAGCTGGGCCGAGCGCTGGCAGGCCATTCGCCGGGCCATCTGGCCCACCGGCTTTCCCATCATCATTGTGGGCGGCATTTATGGCGGCGTGTTCAGCCCCAGCGAAGCCGCTGCCGTGTGCGTGCTCTATGCCATGCTGCTGGAAATAGTGATCTTCCGCTCCATTCGCTGGAAAGATCTGGGCGCCATTGCCCTGTCCACCGGCCTGGTCACCGCCGTGGTGTTTATTCTGATCGGCGCCGGCGCTGCCTTTTCCTGGGCACTGTCCTATGCAGAAGTGCCGCAAACCATTATTGAAGGGCTGCACCTGGAGCAGGCCAGTCCGATGACGGTACTGGTGTGCATTGCCATCGCCTTCTTCGTGGGCTGCATGTTTGTCGATCCCATCGTGGTCATGCTGATCCTGATCCCCATCTTTCTGCCGCTGATCCGCTCCTCCGGGCTGGATCCGGTACTGGTGGGCACCATGATCACCCTGCAGGTGGCCATCGGCTCCGCCACCCCCCCCTTTGGCTGCGACATCTTCACCGCCATCGCCATTTTCCGACGGCCCTATATGGACGTGATCCGCGGCACGCCGCCCTTTATCGTCATGCTGCTGATCACCGCCGTGCTGCTGGCGCTGTTTCCGCAAATTGCGCTGTTCCTGCGCGATCTGCTGGCCACCTGA
- a CDS encoding universal stress protein, with protein MKELQPAFRHLLVALDDSPDAEAALDMAASLAKSHGCRLTLISVYRHFSYTNSRYTQIRVGPIEDASPVELSLKSFAEEVLERSRSRLAQQGLQAESLLRRGTPAMVIMEQAEQLEVDAIVIGSRPKGDMQGRLLGSIADKISAQAHCSCLRVRRPAMTSG; from the coding sequence ATGAAAGAGTTACAACCTGCGTTCAGACATCTGCTGGTGGCCCTCGACGACTCGCCGGACGCCGAGGCCGCCCTCGACATGGCCGCCAGCCTGGCCAAAAGCCATGGCTGCCGGCTGACCCTGATCAGCGTGTACCGGCACTTTTCCTATACCAACAGCCGCTACACCCAGATCCGGGTTGGCCCCATTGAGGATGCCAGCCCGGTGGAGCTGAGCCTGAAATCCTTCGCCGAAGAGGTGCTGGAACGGAGCCGAAGCCGGCTGGCCCAGCAGGGGCTACAGGCCGAGAGCCTGCTGCGCCGGGGCACGCCGGCGATGGTGATCATGGAGCAGGCCGAGCAACTGGAGGTGGATGCCATCGTGATTGGCAGCCGCCCCAAGGGCGACATGCAGGGCCGGCTGCTGGGCAGTATTGCCGACAAGATCAGCGCCCAGGCGCACTGCAGCTGTCTGCGGGTACGCCGGCCGGCCATGACCAGCGGATAA
- the argE gene encoding acetylornithine deacetylase — protein sequence MASALTLDILQQLIGFDTTSAHSNLALMDYIQRYLKEQGVDSYLVHDETGNKANLYATLGPAGKPGVMLSGHTDTVPVAGQQWTKPAHQLTLANERAYGRGTADMKGFLAVVLAAVPALARAELHTPVHLAFSYDEEIGCVGVRRLIENLAELPIKPALCIIGEPTEMKVVTAHKGKLAARVRVTGREYHSGMAPYGVNAVNYAARLVCWLEQLAAQKREQGPFEDGYDIPYTTVHTGTIEGGTALNIVPNHCEFLFEIRNVAGEAPRALLARFGDYAETLVAEMRNTVPECAIDIDIITEYPGLSTASDAEVVAFVQQLAQTNGGHTIGFGTEGGLFSSVLGVPTVVCGPGSMAQGHSPDEFIEISQLELGERFMARLLKQLSLPQGE from the coding sequence ATGGCGAGCGCCCTTACCCTCGATATTCTGCAACAGCTGATTGGTTTTGATACCACCAGCGCCCACTCCAACCTGGCGCTGATGGACTACATACAGCGCTATCTCAAGGAGCAGGGCGTCGACAGCTATCTGGTGCACGACGAGACCGGCAACAAGGCCAACCTCTACGCCACCCTGGGCCCGGCTGGCAAGCCCGGCGTCATGCTCTCCGGCCATACCGACACTGTGCCCGTGGCCGGCCAGCAGTGGACCAAACCTGCACACCAGTTGACCCTGGCCAATGAGCGCGCCTATGGCCGTGGCACCGCCGACATGAAGGGCTTTCTGGCGGTGGTGCTGGCGGCGGTACCGGCACTGGCCAGGGCCGAGCTGCACACCCCGGTGCACCTGGCATTTTCCTACGACGAGGAAATCGGCTGCGTGGGCGTACGCCGGCTGATTGAAAACCTGGCCGAGCTGCCCATCAAGCCGGCCTTGTGCATTATTGGCGAGCCCACCGAAATGAAGGTGGTCACCGCCCACAAGGGCAAGCTGGCCGCCCGGGTGCGGGTAACCGGCAGGGAATATCACTCCGGCATGGCCCCCTATGGCGTCAATGCAGTCAACTACGCTGCCCGCCTGGTGTGCTGGCTGGAGCAGCTGGCGGCACAAAAGCGCGAGCAGGGCCCCTTTGAAGATGGCTACGACATTCCCTATACCACGGTACACACCGGCACCATTGAGGGCGGCACCGCCCTGAACATTGTGCCCAACCACTGCGAGTTTCTGTTTGAGATCCGCAACGTGGCCGGCGAAGCCCCCCGCGCCCTGCTGGCCCGCTTTGGCGACTACGCCGAGACCCTGGTGGCCGAAATGCGCAACACCGTTCCCGAGTGCGCCATCGACATCGACATCATCACCGAATATCCCGGTCTCAGCACCGCCAGCGATGCCGAGGTGGTGGCCTTTGTGCAGCAACTGGCCCAAACCAACGGCGGCCACACCATCGGCTTTGGCACCGAAGGTGGCCTGTTCAGTTCGGTACTGGGCGTGCCCACCGTGGTGTGCGGCCCGGGCAGCATGGCCCAAGGGCACAGTCCCGACGAATTTATCGAAATCAGCCAGCTTGAGCTGGGCGAGCGCTTTATGGCCCGCCTGCTGAAGCAACTGAGCCTTCCCCAAGGGGAATAA
- a CDS encoding APC family permease, giving the protein MSENVTMTAAPGVVKTHQKTGFGRTLGLGSLLAVAVGLVVSQGVMVLMLQGAGIAGLGFIIPLAIGYILALTYVASFSELSLMIPRAGSLSSYTEVSIGHFPAILAVFSGYIVVAMFALSAELLLLDFIIDKIYPGVFPPMSIGIGLLAVFTVLNLMGIDLFAKLQSALAFIMVLVLLALGLSALGGMANPHTAGIDLTSDWNPLGTGVFALVALAIWGFVGAEFVCPLVEDAKQPERNIPRSMSLGVTVIFVTIAIYCLGALFYIPADQLAGSPLPHYDFAQAVFGETGLTFLAIAAITATCSTVNTSLAAIPRMLYGMAKNGQAFPQFSKRSRTNNTPWVAVLFVAAITGLPMLIMGDDPDAIGLLLISAAIAWLLAYIITHVNVMVLRRRYPKLKRPYKTPFYPLPQILGIAGMIYAVYYASPAPELNGQIFGAAGMVLGLVSVIGVFWVKVVMKKKLFEPEPIEKVLNAK; this is encoded by the coding sequence ATGTCCGAAAATGTCACCATGACCGCCGCCCCGGGTGTGGTCAAAACTCACCAAAAAACCGGCTTTGGCCGTACCCTGGGTCTGGGTTCGTTACTGGCCGTGGCCGTGGGCCTGGTCGTATCCCAGGGTGTGATGGTTCTGATGCTGCAGGGCGCCGGCATTGCCGGCCTCGGTTTTATCATTCCCCTGGCCATTGGTTACATACTGGCACTAACCTATGTGGCGTCTTTTTCCGAGCTGTCGCTGATGATCCCCCGCGCCGGCAGCCTGAGCAGTTATACCGAGGTGTCCATCGGCCACTTTCCGGCCATTCTGGCGGTGTTTTCCGGCTATATCGTCGTGGCCATGTTCGCTCTGTCGGCGGAGCTGCTGCTGCTCGACTTTATTATCGACAAGATCTATCCGGGCGTATTTCCGCCCATGAGCATTGGCATTGGCCTGCTGGCCGTGTTTACCGTGCTCAACCTGATGGGCATTGATCTGTTCGCCAAGTTGCAATCGGCACTGGCCTTTATCATGGTGCTGGTGCTGCTGGCCCTGGGTCTTTCCGCCCTGGGTGGCATGGCCAATCCGCATACCGCCGGCATTGATCTGACCAGCGACTGGAATCCATTGGGTACCGGTGTATTCGCCCTGGTGGCGCTGGCCATCTGGGGCTTTGTGGGCGCCGAGTTTGTGTGCCCGCTGGTGGAAGACGCCAAGCAGCCGGAGCGCAATATTCCCCGCTCCATGAGCCTGGGGGTGACCGTGATCTTCGTGACTATCGCCATCTACTGCCTGGGTGCGTTGTTTTACATTCCGGCAGATCAGCTGGCCGGCTCGCCGCTGCCCCATTACGACTTCGCTCAGGCGGTGTTTGGGGAAACCGGCCTGACCTTTCTGGCCATTGCCGCCATTACCGCCACCTGCAGCACGGTTAACACCTCGCTGGCAGCCATTCCGCGTATGCTCTACGGCATGGCAAAAAACGGCCAGGCCTTTCCCCAGTTCAGCAAGCGCAGCCGCACCAACAACACACCTTGGGTAGCAGTGCTGTTCGTCGCCGCCATTACCGGTCTGCCCATGCTGATCATGGGGGATGATCCGGATGCCATCGGCCTGTTGCTGATCTCCGCAGCCATCGCCTGGCTACTGGCCTACATCATTACCCACGTCAACGTCATGGTATTACGTCGCCGCTACCCGAAACTGAAGCGGCCCTACAAGACACCCTTTTACCCGCTGCCCCAAATCCTTGGTATTGCCGGCATGATCTACGCCGTGTACTACGCCTCGCCTGCTCCGGAACTGAATGGCCAAATCTTCGGTGCCGCCGGTATGGTGTTGGGCCTGGTCTCGGTGATCGGCGTGTTCTGGGTCAAGGTGGTGATGAAAAAGAAACTGTTTGAGCCCGAGCCCATTGAAAAAGTGCTGAACGCCAAATAA
- a CDS encoding aminotransferase, protein MSKPTNPSMQQVWQQDRDHYIHPWTDFSTFKETGSMVLADSDNVHVVDGDGKRYLDGIGGLWCVNIGYGNEEMAEAIAEQVRKIPYYSCFGHHTTVPAAQLAAKLAELAPGNLNHVFYGCGGSVANDTAVRMIHFYFNQLGKKSKKQIISRIDGYHGSTYMAMSITGVKFDHIGFDIEEKLVHHISCPNPYRRPAGLSVEAFCDQKVQELEDKILELGPDNVAAFFAEPIMGAGGVIVPPEGYHKRTLDVCRKYGVLYVSDEVVTAFGRLGHMFASNDEFDFVPDIITCAKGLTSGYLPLGATIISDDIYEVISKPQADGAIFTHGFTYSGHPVSCAAGLKNIEIMERMHLCDHVRDMGAYFENQLKTLLDLPIVGDVRGRKFMMCIENVANKETKELIAPEAKVGNRIADHCQQRGLIVRPLAHMNVLSPPLTLTKEHIDFLVATLRESIEATISDLHRDSFL, encoded by the coding sequence ATGTCCAAACCTACCAACCCCAGCATGCAGCAAGTATGGCAACAGGATCGGGATCACTACATTCATCCCTGGACCGACTTTTCCACCTTCAAGGAAACCGGCTCCATGGTACTGGCCGACAGCGACAACGTACACGTGGTCGACGGTGACGGTAAGCGCTACCTGGACGGCATCGGCGGACTCTGGTGTGTGAACATCGGCTATGGCAACGAGGAAATGGCCGAGGCCATCGCCGAGCAGGTGCGGAAGATCCCCTACTACTCCTGCTTTGGCCACCACACCACCGTGCCCGCAGCACAGCTGGCCGCCAAACTGGCCGAGCTGGCCCCAGGCAACCTGAACCATGTGTTCTACGGTTGCGGCGGCTCCGTGGCCAACGACACCGCTGTGCGCATGATCCATTTCTACTTCAACCAACTCGGCAAGAAGAGCAAAAAGCAGATCATCTCCCGCATCGACGGTTACCACGGCAGCACCTACATGGCCATGTCGATCACCGGTGTGAAGTTTGACCACATCGGCTTCGACATCGAGGAAAAGCTGGTTCACCACATTTCCTGCCCCAACCCCTACCGTCGTCCGGCCGGCCTGAGTGTGGAAGCGTTCTGCGACCAGAAGGTACAGGAGCTGGAAGACAAGATCCTGGAGCTGGGCCCGGACAACGTGGCCGCCTTCTTTGCCGAGCCGATCATGGGTGCTGGCGGCGTTATCGTACCGCCCGAGGGCTACCACAAGCGCACTCTGGATGTATGCCGCAAGTACGGCGTGCTCTATGTGTCCGACGAAGTGGTGACCGCCTTTGGCCGCCTGGGCCACATGTTTGCATCCAATGATGAGTTCGACTTCGTGCCGGACATCATCACCTGCGCCAAGGGCCTGACCTCCGGCTACCTGCCGCTGGGTGCCACCATCATCTCAGACGACATCTACGAGGTGATCAGCAAGCCTCAGGCAGACGGTGCCATCTTCACTCATGGCTTCACCTACTCCGGTCACCCGGTCAGCTGTGCCGCCGGTCTGAAAAACATCGAAATCATGGAGCGCATGCACCTGTGTGACCATGTGCGTGACATGGGCGCCTACTTTGAGAACCAGCTCAAGACCCTGCTCGATCTGCCCATCGTCGGCGACGTGCGCGGCCGCAAATTCATGATGTGTATCGAGAACGTGGCCAACAAGGAAACCAAGGAGCTAATCGCCCCCGAGGCCAAGGTGGGTAACCGTATTGCCGACCATTGTCAGCAGCGCGGTCTGATTGTTCGCCCGCTGGCGCACATGAACGTGCTGTCTCCGCCCCTGACCCTGACCAAGGAGCACATCGACTTCCTGGTTGCCACCCTGCGCGAAAGCATCGAGGCCACCATCAGCGATCTGCACCGGGACAGCTTTCTGTAA